A stretch of Drosophila gunungcola strain Sukarami chromosome 3L unlocalized genomic scaffold, Dgunungcola_SK_2 000002F, whole genome shotgun sequence DNA encodes these proteins:
- the LOC128257133 gene encoding JNK-interacting protein 3 isoform X2 has product MMDNDDALLNNGGPQSGAETVYGTEDNNMVMSEKNEQVVSIVQQLAGSIYQEFERMINRYDEDVVKNLMPLLVNVLECLDASYRINQEQDVEVELLREDNEQLVTQYEREKSARKQSEQKLLEAEDLAEQENKELATRLESVESIVRMLELKHKNSLEHASRLEEREADLKKEYNKLHERYTELFKNHVDYMERTKMLMGSTHSQMSTASDRMDVSRARLNPVARSSGPVSYGFASLENSVMLDTETICSVGSQSDDSGPPSLQNELDNLGGTVERGAATDALQQQHQATSPQSPDSSPVVPNVPTNVGRSTTKKEQRSDNNLYQELSFQDNEESEENEIVTGSWVHPGEYASSGMGKEVENLIMENNELLATKNALNIVKDDLIVKVDELTGEVEIVREELNAMQQSRTKLRQRISELEDELKKAKEQVKQQNTEQEENDVPLAQRKRFTRVEMAMVLMERNEYKERLMELQEAVRLTEILRASRTVDNLDRKSKQSIWNFFSNLFTPSNRPTERVADGLGGGPMFRHTGGGSPAHSHGSPSRGSGGGDHRLALTSGQPPVHPASAGLANALIMPKDYAEEGSSERISARRREQYRQLRAHVQKEDGRLHAYGWSLPINKASQEANPNRHSGGVPVPVYCNPLAVASPHMKVFCAAGVNLHGGFTKNGQSLIPANSPYPPKSTLKIAEITSPTADQSMEALDRQMARVSLETLEPETQLSSFVWICTSTHAASTVSVVDANQSATVLDAFPVCASHLLCIASVQGAMESDYALLEQSEVVKAGEMLQRPGEGAEMLGKVEFVRVKPKTDDEQNSNAKQQQEEEEAKEATEKSNEQLPELGAEEPLGNVEAIKIRQALPGAPQRLSTNGNQQPANNNNNTSSGNLLFATKSLNPILETKDRDEPAMSSVGPTMWLGAQDGWLYVHSSVGRLHECLHRVLLPDAVLAIVHVEARVVVALANAQLAVFRRQTDGQWDLNSYHLVTLGDRNHSIRCLCVAGERIWAAHRNKIFIVDPVSLNIVHSLDAHPRKESQVRQMAATGAGVWVSIRLDSTLRLYNTHTFEHKQDVDIEPYVSKMLGTGKLGFSFVRITALMVSCNRLWIGTSNGVIISVPLAEVQPKSSSDPHGQMPLCCMANAQLSFHGHRDAVKFFVSVPMLQQPNLNGGLTFTNKRPDMLVMCGGEGYIDFRINDNDMENSIQLEPNQTIENRGDKSYLIVWHVSQR; this is encoded by the exons ATGATGGACAACGACGACGCCCTGCTCAACAATGGAGGACCACAGTCCGGAGCAGAAACGGTCTATGGAACCGAGGACAACAACATGGTCATGTCGGAGAAG AACGAGCAGGTTGTCAGCATC GTCCAACAACTGGCGGGTAGCATTTATCAAGAGTTCGAGCGGATGATCAATCGCTACGATGAGGATGTGGTAAAGAACCTCATGCCGCTGCTGGTGAACGTGCTGGAGTGCCTGGATGCTTCGTATCGCATCAATCAGGAGCAGGATGTGGAGGTGGAGCTGTTGCGCGAGGACAATGAGCAGTTGGTGACACAATACGAGCGGGAAAAGAGCGCCCGCAAACAGTCCGAACAGAAG CTATTGGAGGCTGAAGACTTGGCCGAGCAGGAGAACAAGGAGCTGGCCACACGTCTGGAGTCGGTGGAGAGCATTGTGCGAATGCTGGAGCTGAAGCACAAGAACAGTCTGGAGCATGCCAGTCGCTTGGAAGAGCGAGAAGCGGACCTCAAGAAG GAGTACAACAAGCTGCACGAGCGTTACACGGAGCTGTTCAAGAACCATGTGGACTACATGGAACGCACCAAGATGTTGATGGGCTCAACGCACTCCCAAATGAGCACCGCCTCCGATCGCATGGATGTGAGTCGAGCGAGACTTAACCCCGTGGCCCGCAGCTCGGGACCTGTTTCCTATGGTTTCGCCTCGCTGGAGAACTCGGTAATGCTGGACACCGAGACCATATGCAGTGTGGGCAGTCAATCGGATGATTCCGGGCCGCCTTCGCTGCAGAACGAGCTGGACAATCTGGGCGGAACGGTGGAACGCGGCGCTGCCACCGAcgcactgcagcagcaacaccaggcCACATCGCCCCAGAGCCCCGACAGCAGTCCCGTCGTGCCAAATGTGCCCACAAATG TTGGTCGTTCGACCACCAAGAAGGAGCAGCGCTCGGATAACAATCTCTACCAAGAGCTGTCCTTTCAGGACAACGAGGAGAGCGAAGAGAATGAGATTGTCACAG gcagctgggttCATCCCGGAGAGTATGCGTCCTCAG GCATGGGCAAGGAGGTGGAAAATCTCATCATGGAAAATAATGAGCTGCTGGCCACCAA AAATGCACTCAATATTGTCAAGGACGACTTAATTGTCAAAGTGGATGAGCTCACTGGAGAGGTGGAAATCGTTCGCGAGGAGCTCAATGCCATGCAGCAATCGAGGACCAAGCTGAGGCAGCGCATCAGTGAGCTTGAGGATGAGCTGAAGAAAGCCAAGGAGCAGGTCAAGCAGCAAA ACACAGAACAAGAGGAGAACGATGTTCCGCTGGCTCAGCGAAAGAGATTCACTCGAGTGGAAATGGCCATGGTGCTGATGGAGCGTAACGAGTACAAGGAGCGCTTAATGGAGCTGCAGGAGGCAGTGCGTCTCACAGAGATCCTACGCGCCTCACGCACTGTAGATAATTTGGACAGGAAGTCGAAGCAGAGCATTTGGAATTTCTTTAGTAATCTTTTTAC CCCCTCCAACCGCCCAACGGAACGCGTTGCGGACGGTCTCGGAGGGGGGCCGATGTTTCGTCACACCGGCGGAGGAAGCCCTGCCCACAGCCACGGATCCCCCAGTCGAGGAAGTGGAGGTGGCGACCATCGCCTGGCCCTAACCAGCGGCCAGCCGCCCGTGCATCCGGCCAGCGCTGGACTGGCCAACGCCCTCATCATGCCGAAGGACTATGCCGAGGAGGGTAGTTCCGAGAGGATTAGTGCACGCAGGAGGGAGCAATATCGCCAGCTACGCGCCCACGTACAAAAAGAGGATGGGCGGCTGCACGCTTACGGCTGGAGTCTGCCGATTAACAAGGCCAGCCAGGAGGCGAATCCGAACCGTCACTCGGGCGGCGTACCCGTTCCGGTCTACTGCAATCCCCTGGCGGTGGCATCGCCGCACATGAAGGTGTTCTGTGCGGCTGGCGTTAATCTGCACGGCGGCTTCACCAAGAACGGCCAATCGCTGATACCTGCCAACTCACCGTATCCTCCGAAGTCCACGCTCAAGATTGCTGAAATCACCAGTCCGACGGCAGATCAGAGCATGGAGGCGTTGGACAGACAGATGGCGCGGGTCAGCCTGGAGACGCTCGAGCCGGAGACGCAACTCAGTTCGTTCGTGTGGATATGCACCAGCACACATGCCGCGAGTACTGTCAGTGTGGTGGATGCCAATCAATCGGCCACCGTTCTGGACGCATTTCCCGTCTGCGCCTCGCATTTGCTCTGCATTGCCTCCGTCCAGGGAGCGATGGAGAGTGACTACGCGCTGCTGGAACAGTCGGAGGTGGTCAAGGCAGGCGAAATGCTACAGCGACCGGGCGAGGGTGCCGAGATGCTGGGCAAGGTGGAGTTTGTACGGGTTAAACCAAAGACGGACGATGAGCAGAACAGCAATGCCAAGCAGCAgcaagaggaggaggaggccaaGGAAGCCACGGAGAAGTCCAACGAGCAGCTGCCGGAGTTGGGTGCCGAGGAGCCTTTGGGCAATGTGGAGGCCATCAAGATACGACAGGCACTGCCAGGAGCTCCGCAGCGTCTATCCACCAATGGCAACCAGCAGccagcaaacaacaacaataatacgTCGAGCGGCAACCTTCTGTTTGCCACCAAATCGCTCAATCCCATACTCGAGACCAAGGATCGCGATGAGCCGGCAATGAGTTCGGTGGGTCCGACGATGTGGCTGGGCGCCCAGGATGGCTGGCTGTATGTGCACAGCAGCGTGGGCAGGTTGCACGAGTGCCTGCATCGGGTTCTCCTGCCGGACGCTGTGCTGGCGATTGTGCATGTGGAGGCGAGGGTCGTTGTGGCGCTGGCCAATGCCCAGCTGGCCGTGTTCCGCCGCCAGACAGACGGCCAATGGGATCTGAATAGCTATCACCTGGTGACGCTCGGTGATCGCAACCATTCGATACGTTGCCTCTGTGTGGCCGGCGAGCGCATTTGGGCGGCGCACCGCAACAAGATCTTCATCGTTGACCCCGTATCGCTCAACATTGTGCACTCGCTGGACGCGCATCCGCGCAAGGAGAGCCAGGTGCGCCAAATGGCGGCCACGGGAGCGGGTGTCTGGGTATCGATCAG GCTGGACTCCACGCTGCGGCTGTACAACACGCACACGTTCGAGCACAAACAGGACGTGGACATTGAGCCGTATGTGTCTAAGATGCTGGGCACTGGCAAGCTGGGCTTTAGCTTCGTCCGCATCACCGCCCTGATGGTGTCCTGCAACAGGCTGTGGATCGGCACCAGCAACGGCGTGATCATTTCGGTGCCACTGGCTGAGGTGCAGCCAAAATCATCAT CCGACCCGCATGGTCAGATGCCGTTGTGCTGCATGGCCAATGCTCAACTCTCCTTCCACGGCCACCGGGATGCGGTGAAGTTCTTCGTTTCGGTGCCCATGCTGCAGCAGCCGAACCTGAACGGCGGACTGACCTTCACCAACAAGCGGCCCGATATGCTGGTCATGTGCGGCGGCGAGGGCTACATCGATTTTCGCATAA ATGATAACGACATGGAGAACAGTATTCAACTGGAACCAAATCAAACTATCGAAAATCGAGGCGATAAGAGTTACTTGATTGTGTGGCATGTTAGTCAACGTTAA
- the LOC128257133 gene encoding JNK-interacting protein 3 isoform X1, with protein sequence MMDNDDALLNNGGPQSGAETVYGTEDNNMVMSEKNEQVVSIVQQLAGSIYQEFERMINRYDEDVVKNLMPLLVNVLECLDASYRINQEQDVEVELLREDNEQLVTQYEREKSARKQSEQKLLEAEDLAEQENKELATRLESVESIVRMLELKHKNSLEHASRLEEREADLKKEYNKLHERYTELFKNHVDYMERTKMLMGSTHSQMSTASDRMDVSRARLNPVARSSGPVSYGFASLENSVMLDTETICSVGSQSDDSGPPSLQNELDNLGGTVERGAATDALQQQHQATSPQSPDSSPVVPNVPTNVGRSTTKKEQRSDNNLYQELSFQDNEESEENEIVTGSWVHPGEYASSANDNYFGMGKEVENLIMENNELLATKNALNIVKDDLIVKVDELTGEVEIVREELNAMQQSRTKLRQRISELEDELKKAKEQVKQQNTEQEENDVPLAQRKRFTRVEMAMVLMERNEYKERLMELQEAVRLTEILRASRTVDNLDRKSKQSIWNFFSNLFTPSNRPTERVADGLGGGPMFRHTGGGSPAHSHGSPSRGSGGGDHRLALTSGQPPVHPASAGLANALIMPKDYAEEGSSERISARRREQYRQLRAHVQKEDGRLHAYGWSLPINKASQEANPNRHSGGVPVPVYCNPLAVASPHMKVFCAAGVNLHGGFTKNGQSLIPANSPYPPKSTLKIAEITSPTADQSMEALDRQMARVSLETLEPETQLSSFVWICTSTHAASTVSVVDANQSATVLDAFPVCASHLLCIASVQGAMESDYALLEQSEVVKAGEMLQRPGEGAEMLGKVEFVRVKPKTDDEQNSNAKQQQEEEEAKEATEKSNEQLPELGAEEPLGNVEAIKIRQALPGAPQRLSTNGNQQPANNNNNTSSGNLLFATKSLNPILETKDRDEPAMSSVGPTMWLGAQDGWLYVHSSVGRLHECLHRVLLPDAVLAIVHVEARVVVALANAQLAVFRRQTDGQWDLNSYHLVTLGDRNHSIRCLCVAGERIWAAHRNKIFIVDPVSLNIVHSLDAHPRKESQVRQMAATGAGVWVSIRLDSTLRLYNTHTFEHKQDVDIEPYVSKMLGTGKLGFSFVRITALMVSCNRLWIGTSNGVIISVPLAEVQPKSSSDPHGQMPLCCMANAQLSFHGHRDAVKFFVSVPMLQQPNLNGGLTFTNKRPDMLVMCGGEGYIDFRINDNDMENSIQLEPNQTIENRGDKSYLIVWHVSQR encoded by the exons ATGATGGACAACGACGACGCCCTGCTCAACAATGGAGGACCACAGTCCGGAGCAGAAACGGTCTATGGAACCGAGGACAACAACATGGTCATGTCGGAGAAG AACGAGCAGGTTGTCAGCATC GTCCAACAACTGGCGGGTAGCATTTATCAAGAGTTCGAGCGGATGATCAATCGCTACGATGAGGATGTGGTAAAGAACCTCATGCCGCTGCTGGTGAACGTGCTGGAGTGCCTGGATGCTTCGTATCGCATCAATCAGGAGCAGGATGTGGAGGTGGAGCTGTTGCGCGAGGACAATGAGCAGTTGGTGACACAATACGAGCGGGAAAAGAGCGCCCGCAAACAGTCCGAACAGAAG CTATTGGAGGCTGAAGACTTGGCCGAGCAGGAGAACAAGGAGCTGGCCACACGTCTGGAGTCGGTGGAGAGCATTGTGCGAATGCTGGAGCTGAAGCACAAGAACAGTCTGGAGCATGCCAGTCGCTTGGAAGAGCGAGAAGCGGACCTCAAGAAG GAGTACAACAAGCTGCACGAGCGTTACACGGAGCTGTTCAAGAACCATGTGGACTACATGGAACGCACCAAGATGTTGATGGGCTCAACGCACTCCCAAATGAGCACCGCCTCCGATCGCATGGATGTGAGTCGAGCGAGACTTAACCCCGTGGCCCGCAGCTCGGGACCTGTTTCCTATGGTTTCGCCTCGCTGGAGAACTCGGTAATGCTGGACACCGAGACCATATGCAGTGTGGGCAGTCAATCGGATGATTCCGGGCCGCCTTCGCTGCAGAACGAGCTGGACAATCTGGGCGGAACGGTGGAACGCGGCGCTGCCACCGAcgcactgcagcagcaacaccaggcCACATCGCCCCAGAGCCCCGACAGCAGTCCCGTCGTGCCAAATGTGCCCACAAATG TTGGTCGTTCGACCACCAAGAAGGAGCAGCGCTCGGATAACAATCTCTACCAAGAGCTGTCCTTTCAGGACAACGAGGAGAGCGAAGAGAATGAGATTGTCACAG gcagctgggttCATCCCGGAGAGTATGCGTCCTCAG CTAACGACAACTATTTTG GCATGGGCAAGGAGGTGGAAAATCTCATCATGGAAAATAATGAGCTGCTGGCCACCAA AAATGCACTCAATATTGTCAAGGACGACTTAATTGTCAAAGTGGATGAGCTCACTGGAGAGGTGGAAATCGTTCGCGAGGAGCTCAATGCCATGCAGCAATCGAGGACCAAGCTGAGGCAGCGCATCAGTGAGCTTGAGGATGAGCTGAAGAAAGCCAAGGAGCAGGTCAAGCAGCAAA ACACAGAACAAGAGGAGAACGATGTTCCGCTGGCTCAGCGAAAGAGATTCACTCGAGTGGAAATGGCCATGGTGCTGATGGAGCGTAACGAGTACAAGGAGCGCTTAATGGAGCTGCAGGAGGCAGTGCGTCTCACAGAGATCCTACGCGCCTCACGCACTGTAGATAATTTGGACAGGAAGTCGAAGCAGAGCATTTGGAATTTCTTTAGTAATCTTTTTAC CCCCTCCAACCGCCCAACGGAACGCGTTGCGGACGGTCTCGGAGGGGGGCCGATGTTTCGTCACACCGGCGGAGGAAGCCCTGCCCACAGCCACGGATCCCCCAGTCGAGGAAGTGGAGGTGGCGACCATCGCCTGGCCCTAACCAGCGGCCAGCCGCCCGTGCATCCGGCCAGCGCTGGACTGGCCAACGCCCTCATCATGCCGAAGGACTATGCCGAGGAGGGTAGTTCCGAGAGGATTAGTGCACGCAGGAGGGAGCAATATCGCCAGCTACGCGCCCACGTACAAAAAGAGGATGGGCGGCTGCACGCTTACGGCTGGAGTCTGCCGATTAACAAGGCCAGCCAGGAGGCGAATCCGAACCGTCACTCGGGCGGCGTACCCGTTCCGGTCTACTGCAATCCCCTGGCGGTGGCATCGCCGCACATGAAGGTGTTCTGTGCGGCTGGCGTTAATCTGCACGGCGGCTTCACCAAGAACGGCCAATCGCTGATACCTGCCAACTCACCGTATCCTCCGAAGTCCACGCTCAAGATTGCTGAAATCACCAGTCCGACGGCAGATCAGAGCATGGAGGCGTTGGACAGACAGATGGCGCGGGTCAGCCTGGAGACGCTCGAGCCGGAGACGCAACTCAGTTCGTTCGTGTGGATATGCACCAGCACACATGCCGCGAGTACTGTCAGTGTGGTGGATGCCAATCAATCGGCCACCGTTCTGGACGCATTTCCCGTCTGCGCCTCGCATTTGCTCTGCATTGCCTCCGTCCAGGGAGCGATGGAGAGTGACTACGCGCTGCTGGAACAGTCGGAGGTGGTCAAGGCAGGCGAAATGCTACAGCGACCGGGCGAGGGTGCCGAGATGCTGGGCAAGGTGGAGTTTGTACGGGTTAAACCAAAGACGGACGATGAGCAGAACAGCAATGCCAAGCAGCAgcaagaggaggaggaggccaaGGAAGCCACGGAGAAGTCCAACGAGCAGCTGCCGGAGTTGGGTGCCGAGGAGCCTTTGGGCAATGTGGAGGCCATCAAGATACGACAGGCACTGCCAGGAGCTCCGCAGCGTCTATCCACCAATGGCAACCAGCAGccagcaaacaacaacaataatacgTCGAGCGGCAACCTTCTGTTTGCCACCAAATCGCTCAATCCCATACTCGAGACCAAGGATCGCGATGAGCCGGCAATGAGTTCGGTGGGTCCGACGATGTGGCTGGGCGCCCAGGATGGCTGGCTGTATGTGCACAGCAGCGTGGGCAGGTTGCACGAGTGCCTGCATCGGGTTCTCCTGCCGGACGCTGTGCTGGCGATTGTGCATGTGGAGGCGAGGGTCGTTGTGGCGCTGGCCAATGCCCAGCTGGCCGTGTTCCGCCGCCAGACAGACGGCCAATGGGATCTGAATAGCTATCACCTGGTGACGCTCGGTGATCGCAACCATTCGATACGTTGCCTCTGTGTGGCCGGCGAGCGCATTTGGGCGGCGCACCGCAACAAGATCTTCATCGTTGACCCCGTATCGCTCAACATTGTGCACTCGCTGGACGCGCATCCGCGCAAGGAGAGCCAGGTGCGCCAAATGGCGGCCACGGGAGCGGGTGTCTGGGTATCGATCAG GCTGGACTCCACGCTGCGGCTGTACAACACGCACACGTTCGAGCACAAACAGGACGTGGACATTGAGCCGTATGTGTCTAAGATGCTGGGCACTGGCAAGCTGGGCTTTAGCTTCGTCCGCATCACCGCCCTGATGGTGTCCTGCAACAGGCTGTGGATCGGCACCAGCAACGGCGTGATCATTTCGGTGCCACTGGCTGAGGTGCAGCCAAAATCATCAT CCGACCCGCATGGTCAGATGCCGTTGTGCTGCATGGCCAATGCTCAACTCTCCTTCCACGGCCACCGGGATGCGGTGAAGTTCTTCGTTTCGGTGCCCATGCTGCAGCAGCCGAACCTGAACGGCGGACTGACCTTCACCAACAAGCGGCCCGATATGCTGGTCATGTGCGGCGGCGAGGGCTACATCGATTTTCGCATAA ATGATAACGACATGGAGAACAGTATTCAACTGGAACCAAATCAAACTATCGAAAATCGAGGCGATAAGAGTTACTTGATTGTGTGGCATGTTAGTCAACGTTAA
- the LOC128257133 gene encoding JNK-interacting protein 3 isoform X7 → MMDNDDALLNNGGPQSGAETVYGTEDNNMVMSEKNEQVVSIVQQLAGSIYQEFERMINRYDEDVVKNLMPLLVNVLECLDASYRINQEQDVEVELLREDNEQLVTQYEREKSARKQSEQKLLEAEDLAEQENKELATRLESVESIVRMLELKHKNSLEHASRLEEREADLKKEYNKLHERYTELFKNHVDYMERTKMLMGSTHSQMSTASDRMDVSRARLNPVARSSGPVSYGFASLENSVMLDTETICSVGSQSDDSGPPSLQNELDNLGGTVERGAATDALQQQHQATSPQSPDSSPVVPNVPTNVGRSTTKKEQRSDNNLYQELSFQDNEESEENEIVTGMGKEVENLIMENNELLATKNALNIVKDDLIVKVDELTGEVEIVREELNAMQQSRTKLRQRISELEDELKKAKEQVKQQNTEQEENDVPLAQRKRFTRVEMAMVLMERNEYKERLMELQEAVRLTEILRASRTVDNLDRKSKQSIWNFFSNLFTPSNRPTERVADGLGGGPMFRHTGGGSPAHSHGSPSRGSGGGDHRLALTSGQPPVHPASAGLANALIMPKDYAEEGSSERISARRREQYRQLRAHVQKEDGRLHAYGWSLPINKASQEANPNRHSGGVPVPVYCNPLAVASPHMKVFCAAGVNLHGGFTKNGQSLIPANSPYPPKSTLKIAEITSPTADQSMEALDRQMARVSLETLEPETQLSSFVWICTSTHAASTVSVVDANQSATVLDAFPVCASHLLCIASVQGAMESDYALLEQSEVVKAGEMLQRPGEGAEMLGKVEFVRVKPKTDDEQNSNAKQQQEEEEAKEATEKSNEQLPELGAEEPLGNVEAIKIRQALPGAPQRLSTNGNQQPANNNNNTSSGNLLFATKSLNPILETKDRDEPAMSSVGPTMWLGAQDGWLYVHSSVGRLHECLHRVLLPDAVLAIVHVEARVVVALANAQLAVFRRQTDGQWDLNSYHLVTLGDRNHSIRCLCVAGERIWAAHRNKIFIVDPVSLNIVHSLDAHPRKESQVRQMAATGAGVWVSIRLDSTLRLYNTHTFEHKQDVDIEPYVSKMLGTGKLGFSFVRITALMVSCNRLWIGTSNGVIISVPLAEVQPKSSSDPHGQMPLCCMANAQLSFHGHRDAVKFFVSVPMLQQPNLNGGLTFTNKRPDMLVMCGGEGYIDFRINDNDMENSIQLEPNQTIENRGDKSYLIVWHVSQR, encoded by the exons ATGATGGACAACGACGACGCCCTGCTCAACAATGGAGGACCACAGTCCGGAGCAGAAACGGTCTATGGAACCGAGGACAACAACATGGTCATGTCGGAGAAG AACGAGCAGGTTGTCAGCATC GTCCAACAACTGGCGGGTAGCATTTATCAAGAGTTCGAGCGGATGATCAATCGCTACGATGAGGATGTGGTAAAGAACCTCATGCCGCTGCTGGTGAACGTGCTGGAGTGCCTGGATGCTTCGTATCGCATCAATCAGGAGCAGGATGTGGAGGTGGAGCTGTTGCGCGAGGACAATGAGCAGTTGGTGACACAATACGAGCGGGAAAAGAGCGCCCGCAAACAGTCCGAACAGAAG CTATTGGAGGCTGAAGACTTGGCCGAGCAGGAGAACAAGGAGCTGGCCACACGTCTGGAGTCGGTGGAGAGCATTGTGCGAATGCTGGAGCTGAAGCACAAGAACAGTCTGGAGCATGCCAGTCGCTTGGAAGAGCGAGAAGCGGACCTCAAGAAG GAGTACAACAAGCTGCACGAGCGTTACACGGAGCTGTTCAAGAACCATGTGGACTACATGGAACGCACCAAGATGTTGATGGGCTCAACGCACTCCCAAATGAGCACCGCCTCCGATCGCATGGATGTGAGTCGAGCGAGACTTAACCCCGTGGCCCGCAGCTCGGGACCTGTTTCCTATGGTTTCGCCTCGCTGGAGAACTCGGTAATGCTGGACACCGAGACCATATGCAGTGTGGGCAGTCAATCGGATGATTCCGGGCCGCCTTCGCTGCAGAACGAGCTGGACAATCTGGGCGGAACGGTGGAACGCGGCGCTGCCACCGAcgcactgcagcagcaacaccaggcCACATCGCCCCAGAGCCCCGACAGCAGTCCCGTCGTGCCAAATGTGCCCACAAATG TTGGTCGTTCGACCACCAAGAAGGAGCAGCGCTCGGATAACAATCTCTACCAAGAGCTGTCCTTTCAGGACAACGAGGAGAGCGAAGAGAATGAGATTGTCACAG GCATGGGCAAGGAGGTGGAAAATCTCATCATGGAAAATAATGAGCTGCTGGCCACCAA AAATGCACTCAATATTGTCAAGGACGACTTAATTGTCAAAGTGGATGAGCTCACTGGAGAGGTGGAAATCGTTCGCGAGGAGCTCAATGCCATGCAGCAATCGAGGACCAAGCTGAGGCAGCGCATCAGTGAGCTTGAGGATGAGCTGAAGAAAGCCAAGGAGCAGGTCAAGCAGCAAA ACACAGAACAAGAGGAGAACGATGTTCCGCTGGCTCAGCGAAAGAGATTCACTCGAGTGGAAATGGCCATGGTGCTGATGGAGCGTAACGAGTACAAGGAGCGCTTAATGGAGCTGCAGGAGGCAGTGCGTCTCACAGAGATCCTACGCGCCTCACGCACTGTAGATAATTTGGACAGGAAGTCGAAGCAGAGCATTTGGAATTTCTTTAGTAATCTTTTTAC CCCCTCCAACCGCCCAACGGAACGCGTTGCGGACGGTCTCGGAGGGGGGCCGATGTTTCGTCACACCGGCGGAGGAAGCCCTGCCCACAGCCACGGATCCCCCAGTCGAGGAAGTGGAGGTGGCGACCATCGCCTGGCCCTAACCAGCGGCCAGCCGCCCGTGCATCCGGCCAGCGCTGGACTGGCCAACGCCCTCATCATGCCGAAGGACTATGCCGAGGAGGGTAGTTCCGAGAGGATTAGTGCACGCAGGAGGGAGCAATATCGCCAGCTACGCGCCCACGTACAAAAAGAGGATGGGCGGCTGCACGCTTACGGCTGGAGTCTGCCGATTAACAAGGCCAGCCAGGAGGCGAATCCGAACCGTCACTCGGGCGGCGTACCCGTTCCGGTCTACTGCAATCCCCTGGCGGTGGCATCGCCGCACATGAAGGTGTTCTGTGCGGCTGGCGTTAATCTGCACGGCGGCTTCACCAAGAACGGCCAATCGCTGATACCTGCCAACTCACCGTATCCTCCGAAGTCCACGCTCAAGATTGCTGAAATCACCAGTCCGACGGCAGATCAGAGCATGGAGGCGTTGGACAGACAGATGGCGCGGGTCAGCCTGGAGACGCTCGAGCCGGAGACGCAACTCAGTTCGTTCGTGTGGATATGCACCAGCACACATGCCGCGAGTACTGTCAGTGTGGTGGATGCCAATCAATCGGCCACCGTTCTGGACGCATTTCCCGTCTGCGCCTCGCATTTGCTCTGCATTGCCTCCGTCCAGGGAGCGATGGAGAGTGACTACGCGCTGCTGGAACAGTCGGAGGTGGTCAAGGCAGGCGAAATGCTACAGCGACCGGGCGAGGGTGCCGAGATGCTGGGCAAGGTGGAGTTTGTACGGGTTAAACCAAAGACGGACGATGAGCAGAACAGCAATGCCAAGCAGCAgcaagaggaggaggaggccaaGGAAGCCACGGAGAAGTCCAACGAGCAGCTGCCGGAGTTGGGTGCCGAGGAGCCTTTGGGCAATGTGGAGGCCATCAAGATACGACAGGCACTGCCAGGAGCTCCGCAGCGTCTATCCACCAATGGCAACCAGCAGccagcaaacaacaacaataatacgTCGAGCGGCAACCTTCTGTTTGCCACCAAATCGCTCAATCCCATACTCGAGACCAAGGATCGCGATGAGCCGGCAATGAGTTCGGTGGGTCCGACGATGTGGCTGGGCGCCCAGGATGGCTGGCTGTATGTGCACAGCAGCGTGGGCAGGTTGCACGAGTGCCTGCATCGGGTTCTCCTGCCGGACGCTGTGCTGGCGATTGTGCATGTGGAGGCGAGGGTCGTTGTGGCGCTGGCCAATGCCCAGCTGGCCGTGTTCCGCCGCCAGACAGACGGCCAATGGGATCTGAATAGCTATCACCTGGTGACGCTCGGTGATCGCAACCATTCGATACGTTGCCTCTGTGTGGCCGGCGAGCGCATTTGGGCGGCGCACCGCAACAAGATCTTCATCGTTGACCCCGTATCGCTCAACATTGTGCACTCGCTGGACGCGCATCCGCGCAAGGAGAGCCAGGTGCGCCAAATGGCGGCCACGGGAGCGGGTGTCTGGGTATCGATCAG GCTGGACTCCACGCTGCGGCTGTACAACACGCACACGTTCGAGCACAAACAGGACGTGGACATTGAGCCGTATGTGTCTAAGATGCTGGGCACTGGCAAGCTGGGCTTTAGCTTCGTCCGCATCACCGCCCTGATGGTGTCCTGCAACAGGCTGTGGATCGGCACCAGCAACGGCGTGATCATTTCGGTGCCACTGGCTGAGGTGCAGCCAAAATCATCAT CCGACCCGCATGGTCAGATGCCGTTGTGCTGCATGGCCAATGCTCAACTCTCCTTCCACGGCCACCGGGATGCGGTGAAGTTCTTCGTTTCGGTGCCCATGCTGCAGCAGCCGAACCTGAACGGCGGACTGACCTTCACCAACAAGCGGCCCGATATGCTGGTCATGTGCGGCGGCGAGGGCTACATCGATTTTCGCATAA ATGATAACGACATGGAGAACAGTATTCAACTGGAACCAAATCAAACTATCGAAAATCGAGGCGATAAGAGTTACTTGATTGTGTGGCATGTTAGTCAACGTTAA